The DNA window GTTTTCCATCCTGTCCTATGTTGATCATTGCTGTGCTCTTATTGAGTGACCCCCCACATACAATTTTTCTGCAATTAGCGGCACCTCATTGATTTCGTTTTCATTGTATCCATATATTGAACTCTTGTAAACATTTGGTTAGATATGTGGCGGTTATTACTTTTATGAACGAAAATCTTTTGTTTCCATATCTAATAATCTATTGctatcaaaagttcaaaacataTGATTTTCCCCCTCCCATTTAATTGTTTTAGTAATTACATTTCTTATTGTATTCTCACAGGGCATCAGTCCAGAGTCTGTAGCTTCCATTAACATGAAGAATATCAAAGCATTTTCTGAAACTTTCCTTGCGAACCCAAATAAGCATGTGGAGTGGTTGGCTGACGCTGGAAAAGGAAGTGCATTTTCAAGAGCTTTGTTTCTACTCATAATATTGCAGTCACTGCTTGCTCCTGCTGAAGGTATGCCCATCCTTGTATCTACAGTTATGGTCTACCATTTCTAGTAACCTTCTGATGGTTGCAATATAAGTCTCTTCAGCTGAGGATATTATCATGTGTTCCCTATTACTGTAAGATCTAATACGATGTCTTAGTCACTCTTGAAATCCTAACAGATATGATGTGTTCTATGCAAGGGCTATGCGTGGGCATATATAATTctaaactaaatttatagtgTGCTTTGCTACAAAAAAGAACTTAGCTACATATTGCTTGCAATAATGGTCAACATGAATCCATGAATGCATGTTACAAAAGACTTTGTTTGTCACTACTACATGTATTCCTATTCCATTATATCCGACCTCAGCCATAGATGTCATAGACGGAGGCTTAAGATTCTTATTAATGTGTGAATTTCTATCTTTTTGGCCTTCTCAAACTAATACTGGGGTTCCTGAGAGAGCCTCCGACTAGCATAAAGAAAGATTCCAACTTTAGTTTATAGTAGATTTGATGCTAGAATCTGTCTTCCTCTTAGCATGTGTCAGGTCAAAAGATCTCACAAACTATAGTTAGTGTACGGCTAATGCAAAACTATTCCTACCATCTATTAGACTTAAGCTATACTAGCAACATAGAGGAACTGAAGAGTTAATGCGTCGTTTCCTTTGGGCAGTTTTGGACATGCAAATGAGTCTGTGCCAAGCTTGTCTGCCAGTTCTCAAGAACAAGTGGTGTCAAATAAAGCCCAAAGATGGTCGTGTTGGTGACGAGGTACTTCTGATTTAGTTTACTATTTTGTGTTGCAACATTGGAAGAATTGGCCCATTATGTAGGCCTTGGAGTGATCTTTTGTGTTTGTTTATGCAGATCAACATTGATAAGCTCGAGAAATGCATTACAGAACTGGTGAAGCATGTTTTCAATAATGACACAGAGGCATTGAATGCCAGAATTCTTGTATGCATATTTTGGGGCATGCTAAGAGTACAGTCATCCTATATCAAGCAGAGTTCTATGGTAATGCAACTGCTAACCAGTaaaattttcatcttttttCTAATGAATTCTGATTATTTTGAACACCGTCCTCAATCTATATTTTTATGCAGATTAATGATGGTGGAAATACATTGCTTGATGATTTGTTTCTCTTCTTCATCACATCACCTGGAAAAATCATCTTCCAGAAGCATCTACAGTATCTAATGGTTAACTGCACCAGGGCACCTTTTCAGTTTATCTCCAAATACTTTGTAGATGAAGGTTTGTTACAATTATTCTGTCTTAGATAAACTCATCTTGTCATTGTATTCCAGCTAATTGATAGATGAAAAACCTTGATAATCTTCTGACTTCCGGTGTCATGCTTTTATCTAACCTCTTTTGCCTTCACTTTGACGTGTCAGTTGTCCATCTCATTTTACAACCAGTTCAACTCCTTATGTCCTCAGAATAGTTTGTTAAACTGCGATACTATTCTCAATCTTATAATTCATTGGTGCCTACTGACTAGTTCATATGTTGTTTGATTGCTcttctattattatttttttcatttcattattCCATCAAGCCGTTTCCAATTTTTATGGACTTTTATGCAGGTTTTTCAGCTGGAGTTCGAGTGGAGAGTCTTCTTATGCTTGCTTCTATTTGTTCTGTATGTGCTTTGTCTGAAACCAGTAGTTTGGATGAAAGCTTATGTGTGCAGCTTCTGCTTGGCTTTCCTTGTGTTATGCTCCCACTTGCTCATGAAAATAAGGTATGACTAGCGTTGTGTAGAAAATACCATTTCTATGGTAACTATAAGCTGTTTCTTCCTTTTGCTGACTGTACAGCTGGTTAGTGTGCTGAACATgttcattttattattttgtagGATGTAAGGTCCTCTGCTCTCAAATGCATTGAGGGGCTATCTTTGGTGTGGCAGCGGTTGAGTGCATCACTTTCAAGAAATGGTCTGTTCGCCTGCTTCCCTGTCATATTTATTTCCAACTTGAGGAATTTGACTTTAACCTTTGTAATCTGTAATTATTATATCAACAGGAAATGGCAGCAAATTGCCCAAATGCATGCTGTCCCCGACGTTCGGTGTTTTCCTTGGGTCACTGGTTAACCAAAAGACCATGATATCCTCAGATACAAGATTTCTACCTGCCTATATTTCATCACTGTTGAGCCCAAGTCAAGATTTGATGGTCCCTGAAAATCTTCATGAGAGGTTATCCCTGTTCCTTTCTCTTTCAAATGCTTTATTTTTATTGAACACCTATGTTTGTTCCACTTTAAACTTTGGGTTCTTGATGAATTGTCTTCTTTAAACCACATCCATGACATTCTTTAACTAGCATTATTCACTTATGCTCTTAAAATCAATTTGAGCTAACACTCGCTAGCTTACAGTGCAAAGGGGGTTATTTAAAGGTGAATGGGCAGGTCATTGCCATGTTAGCTGTTTAAATTAAATGCACACATGATAATATAACTATACAAGACAGCTGGGGATCTTTTTTTATTGGAAAATAACACATTAGTATTCTGGGTGAACAAAGAAGGCTCCTCCATACTGGAGTTTGTATATTTAAATAGTAGTGTTCTTGCATGTTCAATTGATTCTTTAATTTTGTGAAACCCCGCTATATTAATGTATTTTATACTTCCCTGATCACAACAAATAATGCCCGTTACATGCTTCTTGGGTTTTGCAACTCCCTACCCTTCTTGTGTGTGCACAATCATACTTATCGTGTATGCTTAGAGCCTTAGATGCATGTTGTGTGCTAAGAAGAAGCACCCTTCTGCTTAACTAGGCAACTTGATTGTTTTTTCAGATTGATGTATAAAGTGTAAAATCTTCTCATATTTTGTGCATATTTTTCCTACTATTAATTTGATGATttctctagtttttttttattattgttgttaattTGTTGTTAATTGGAGCATAAGCTAGTTTTTGTGTCTATTACAGATTTGACCAGTCAACAAAAGATGCTATCCTTCACTTCATCTTGCGCTCTGGTATGAAGCTCTCTTCTTATGGAAAGGTCAGTTGTTCTGCAATGTTGAGTTATGTAAATGCAAGTTGATATGCACATACAGGTAGATTCCCAAAGTGATGATATTGGTTTGGATGggagttaattttttttttaaaaaaatatatatgttgcagTTCATGATTTTGTCAATACTGAAAGGAGTAGGAAGCATCTTGTTTGATGTAGAAGATGTGAAGTCTTTATTGTTTGATCTTCTGGATCGGCGCAATCAGTATCAGAGTGGATGTGAGTCTAGGCAGATCATGTCCACCCATGAAATACAAATCTTGTGCTTGCTTTTGGAGGTAAGCGTGCCGGCAACATAACATGTACCATGACATATCCTTGTTGCAGATGTGTTAATTTACTCTTATTATGTAGGTAATGTTCTCGGTTTCTAACAGTGCAAATGTTAGCTCTGAAACATCTGAAGCTTTGCTGAAAGTTTTAAGGGTGAGAAAAACCATCAATTCTGTACAGACCTAGTTTATCTACTGACTACTAGGGTTAGCTCTGACGGTATGAAACTGCAGATTGATGTTTCAGCTCAAGAAGATCCTGTTGTTGTCATGCCATGTGTTACTGCACTGCAAGCTGTTCAACCAGTATTCTTTGATTTTTTGAAGACTGATACtcaggttctttttttttcttattaataCTTGACATTGTGTTGGCGTCCTTCATTTAAAAGAAAAGCATGAACTTGAATTTTGCATGAGATGTATTTCATGCTAAGATGTATAGCCTTTACTCCTCCTTATCACTGTACCAAGTTATTTCTATCCTCTATTCCTAGTAACCGTATCAAGTTATCTTCTATTCCTAGTCACCAAATTCTCATTGTTCAATTATTCTAATGGATGATATCCTTGATTCAGCTCTTGATATCATTAGAAGATAGGATAGTTTGTTTCCTCGCCACTTGATGTATCATAGAGCATCCTTAACTAGTTTAGCTATCTTCTTTGACATGCACTTGatcttaaaaatgaaaaaaatgtatatctttaatgcatatttgatttgatttcgAATTGCACCTCTACATATTACCCTTTTTATCTTATGCAACTCATCTTACATCATTTACTAGTAGATCAACTAATCTATGGTATTGTAAATTTGCAGGAAAAAGTATTTGCAAGCCTTATTTCTATGTTTCGAACTGAAAACACTGAAATTCGAAATGCGGCACGAGATGCTATACTGCGAATTAATGTTAGTATTTCTAtccctcaaattttaaacttttcCTTCCATATACTTTATGTAGATTTctgattttatttcattttatttagaCATTAATGGGACAATGTACTCCCCTgcaaatcatattttaaacttGGTGCCTTTGAGCGTTCAAAAACAGTATCATTTATTCTGTGGGCAATCTGGCAGTcattacaaatatatatacagataGTACACATTTTCTCCCTTGGATCCCAGATACTGTTGTTTAGTACACACTTCtagttaaactttaaaaaatgtAAGCATCAATATCTTTTTAATTGTTAGATTGGATACATGGAAGTTgactatagatttttttttcccgaacCATCATAattgtaaagtttttttttttttttttttgctaatataTTAATCAAAGTTGTATCTTGGAGACTGTGCTGATGTCCAAAACATGTTATCATGACTAGGGGGAATGTATATCAATAGTAGTTTTGTATTACAAGATGAATGGTTGTTTCCAGGGTTTCTACTTGGCTGAAAAGCCAAAACAATAGTAAAAAGAGATAATCCGTGAAACAAGGTGGTAGCATTTTACCTAGGCTTGTTCATATATAGATATTGGATATCCGTTTCTTTATATCACTTCTGTTAATGCTTAGCTCCTTACCTATTTCTACTTATGGCAGGTTCATGCCTCCACAGCTGTGAAATTTATTGAATTGATTGCAGCGCAAGGTGacaaaaaaatgaattcaaaAAGAATAAAGAGAAAGGAGGATCTGAATCATGACATATTCAAGAATTTTGATGATCTATTTGGAGTAAAACCTACCGCTTCTGTTCTTGTATCTCTTCTAGATGTTTTATTTCTTAAGAAGGATGTGATTCAAAGGTCTGGTACTACAAAATCTTTTTGTCTGGGGGTTAATtcccatattttttattattgatGTTTTGCTACTTTCCATGCAGGACATGTTTACTACAACCACTTTTCCAGTTATTATTGAAACTTCTTTCTGATCAATGGATTTTAGGGATAGTTTGCCAATATAACAAAGGCCATGATGCCTCTCCTGAAAATCCTGATTTATCTAATTTCATGATAGAAGCCCAGCAGTTGGTACTACTGATTCTCAAAGATATTACGGATACACTGCAATCCGGTCACCAAGTATTTTACTGCTTACTCTAGTCATTTTTTTCAAGGAAAAATCTGTTGTCTGCCTTCTCATATTTGTGGTTTTGATTTTCATGGGTTATATGTGTTTGTGCAGGATGAACTGTTCAACTGTAGAGATATAAACCTCCTTATTAATTGTATACAATCTGCTAAAGATCTAGGAACTCGTAATCATGGGTTTTCATTGATTGCTTCATTAGCTAAGGCTTTCCCACAAGTTGTTTCAGAAAGTATTGAGGATTTGTTCGTCGCTATTGGGGATGCAGTGAAACAGGTTTGTGCAATTTGTTGGTAGTTATTTTGTTTTAATCCTAGTGAAGTTTGTTGTCTATCGAATTTCATTTTAGGAATTACTTTGTGaagtttttcagttttttcattttattttagtttactTATATTTAAATGTTTCTCTCCAATTCTTAGTTTGGTTTGTTTACAAcacctttttcttcttttctatgcTGAAGGATGATAGCCACTCGCAACGCATTTTGGAGGACTTATTATCCCTTTTAGTCCCATGTTGGTTAGCAAGGATCACAAGTATAGACAATCTTCTTGAGGTTCTGTTATTTTCCTTGAAGTTCCCTTTTGTTTTACATTTTACTGCAAATAAAACAATAGGGTAATAGACTATGTGTTAATGTTCTTGTAGTTATTCATTAAAGCTTTGGTTGATGTTGTGGAACACAGGCGTCTTACTCTCATGGTTTACCTCTTGAGGTATTATCTATCTTAGGTTCCATCAACattcatattttcattattgGTAGCTAACTAactttacttgcactgtttaaaGGACGTTAGGAGAGAAAAAATGTCTGAGCACCGTGATCATGTGTCTGTTGCACTCATTGGTTGGCCGTATTTCTCATTCTCCCGAACACCAGGGCGCCCTATCCTTGAGAGCCATGCCACAAGAGTGGGAGTATGGTTTGGCAGTCAATATAACCAACCAATACTCATATAAATTATGGTTTCATTGTCTTTCTAAGCTACTACAAGAAATCAGGGTGCATGAGAAACAATATCTGCTTCCTATGCTCCATTTGGCGATGCAATTTATCCTATTTAAGCTGCAAGATACAGAGTTGATTTTTGACCTTGATTCTGAGGAAGCTGCTAACTCTATCCAGGTATTTCACTTGGTTAAAATTGTGGTTCTTACTCTTTTGTGCTTGAAACTTGGATTTTACCGGATATTCATCTGTCTGTTCTAGGGATCTCTTGGAGAGCTTATGAAGGAGGTTGTCTTGTGCGTTGCGGCTGTCAGAGACAAAAAAACTGGCATTTCTGGTGATGCTCTAAAAGAACTTAGAGACTCTGCAAATACAATTCTAAAAGTAATCGCAGGCTGGATGTGTGCTTCAACGTATTTCAAAGGGATTAGCCGGATGTTAGAACATTCAAGAAGTGTTGTGAAAAGAAAGGTAACTTTTTGTTAATGACTAAAGTACACCTTGGTTCTATGTCTTATTTAGTATTTTTCAATTATTAAGtcacttgaaacaactttgaccCCGCGCAATTGAAATGACATGTATATTTATCAAACAGGCGCTTGGAATATTGTGCGAAACTGCAAAGGGAAATAACTTGATCCAGAAGAAGCAAAAGAAAGCTAGAAAATTAAATCATAGCACTCCTGCTACTGCACTTCAAGTGGACAAGAGCTCTGCCCCTTGTTTCAGTGAGTTGTGCGTTAAGATTCTAGAGTTGGTTGACAGAGAGGTTGATTCAGACAGTTCAGTGAGAATTGCAGCTATTTCTTCACTTGAAACACTGGCAAAAGAATATCCCTCTGATAATCCTGCATATAGGAAGTGCCTTGCAAAAATCACTAATCACATCAACTCTGGTGATGCTGTTACTTCTTCTAGGTCAATCTACACTGTAGGCTCTCTTATAAACGTGCTCGGGTCAAAAGCATTACCTCAGCTTCCATTGATCATGAAAAATATGTTGCAAGTATCACACCAAGTATCATTTTGCCCTAGTGGAAAATATGTTCACAGTTCCACTAAAACTGATGCTAAACTTTCTAATCAAGCTATACCCATATTGTTGTCGGTATTGACAACTGTCGAGGTGATTGTCAAAAAGCTTGGTGAATTTGTTAATCCATATTTGGAAGAAATTCTGGATTTGGTGGTTTTGCATCTGGAGTGTGCTTCTCGAAATGATGAAAAATTGGATGCAAAAGCAGCAGACGTTCGGAAGCTACTGACTGACAAAGTTCCTGTACGTTCTATCTTAGCATATCCTGAAGTCTTGAATTATGCGGACAATGGCTTTCTACTTGTATCTAATCAAATTATTGCCATTGCAGGTTCGGCTTATGCTTTCACCTTTACTTAATCTGTACAATGGTGCTATCAAATGTGGAGAAGCAAGTCTGTCCTTGGCTTTTGAAATGCTTTCTACTCTAGTTGGTGCTATGGATCGGCTGGCTGTAGGAACTTACCATACAAAAGTTTATGAGCATTGCTTGGTAGCTCTTGATCTCCGCCGTCAACATTTGGACTCCTTGAAGAATATAGCTATAGTCGAGCAAAGTATTATCCATGCCATTACCACTCTCACAATGAAGCTTACGGAGGCTACTTTTAGGCCTCTCTTCCTTCGTACTCTTGAATGGGCAGAGTCTGAAGTTGATCGGTCCACATCAAAGAGAAGTATGGACCGTGCAattgttttctacaagttgGTGAACAGCCTCGCTGAAAAACACAGGTATATGTTTCAAATTGCGAACATTCTTCATAAACCACTTTTCGCAGTAGATTTGCTTACTGCTTAC is part of the Oryza glaberrima chromosome 4, OglaRS2, whole genome shotgun sequence genome and encodes:
- the LOC127769947 gene encoding uncharacterized protein At3g06530 — protein: MASIASQLQAIKSAVGAAPEPARRPITRPSVLFDAKEAADIDLRAILPIALSGLEHLEGVDERFRRYRNTLFSETSLEVNREQLTTKENDKLNKSISSYLRLLAGYLQLQAAMQTLEYLIRRYLVHVYNLDELLLCALPYHDTHTFVRIVQLINLGNSKWAFLDAVKSSGAPPPRSVMVQQCIRDKAVLETICNYAAPTKEFHHSRTVVCFCTAVIVECLGAIPKLDTDIVQRVLGFVFDSLNPAMKGDQDYKAGALMIIGVLATRATLAPKLVQNLIFFVARAAQHDALDTIDLPWLRVTVMAIISLVQSQSVTDFPKKPLMILKDIRDFSGILSVLCCEFNIERFIRLYVESLVGYSSSDDSCHSHLIEIVETLNIEKFVERIVYKVLDHCVKASQAAENLDMNRTGLWSKKTLNVIGKKYPKELRNAIHKFLENSEVNSIGEDFASNLLGLVFDESKGMPTEISDSNIWFSLDHPKAEVRKSALSKIATSNIFKNHNLNPQNLINMQDAIIHNMYDDDLSVVEAALSIEGLAAVASPVSLLKVYDDLLANCINIIHKGGPKASKACDVAVSCLEKIIIEYRLHYIEHAKDIAAVVFRLLIVHPKTVRVNLKALELAKSIQWEFYTSSSLVYNVITTDKMKGISPESVASINMKNIKAFSETFLANPNKHVEWLADAGKGSAFSRALFLLIILQSLLAPAEVLDMQMSLCQACLPVLKNKWCQIKPKDGRVGDEINIDKLEKCITELVKHVFNNDTEALNARILVCIFWGMLRVQSSYIKQSSMINDGGNTLLDDLFLFFITSPGKIIFQKHLQYLMVNCTRAPFQFISKYFVDEGFSAGVRVESLLMLASICSVCALSETSSLDESLCVQLLLGFPCVMLPLAHENKDVRSSALKCIEGLSLVWQRLSASLSRNGNGSKLPKCMLSPTFGVFLGSLVNQKTMISSDTRFLPAYISSLLSPSQDLMVPENLHERFDQSTKDAILHFILRSGMKLSSYGKFMILSILKGVGSILFDVEDVKSLLFDLLDRRNQYQSGCESRQIMSTHEIQILCLLLEVMFSVSNSANVSSETSEALLKVLRIDVSAQEDPVVVMPCVTALQAVQPVFFDFLKTDTQEKVFASLISMFRTENTEIRNAARDAILRINVHASTAVKFIELIAAQGDKKMNSKRIKRKEDLNHDIFKNFDDLFGVKPTASVLVSLLDVLFLKKDVIQRTCLLQPLFQLLLKLLSDQWILGIVCQYNKGHDASPENPDLSNFMIEAQQLVLLILKDITDTLQSGHQDELFNCRDINLLINCIQSAKDLGTRNHGFSLIASLAKAFPQVVSESIEDLFVAIGDAVKQDDSHSQRILEDLLSLLVPCWLARITSIDNLLELFIKALVDVVEHRRLTLMVYLLRTLGEKKCLSTVIMCLLHSLVGRISHSPEHQGALSLRAMPQEWEYGLAVNITNQYSYKLWFHCLSKLLQEIRVHEKQYLLPMLHLAMQFILFKLQDTELIFDLDSEEAANSIQGSLGELMKEVVLCVAAVRDKKTGISGDALKELRDSANTILKVIAGWMCASTYFKGISRMLEHSRSVVKRKALGILCETAKGNNLIQKKQKKARKLNHSTPATALQVDKSSAPCFSELCVKILELVDREVDSDSSVRIAAISSLETLAKEYPSDNPAYRKCLAKITNHINSGDAVTSSRSIYTVGSLINVLGSKALPQLPLIMKNMLQVSHQVSFCPSGKYVHSSTKTDAKLSNQAIPILLSVLTTVEVIVKKLGEFVNPYLEEILDLVVLHLECASRNDEKLDAKAADVRKLLTDKVPVRLMLSPLLNLYNGAIKCGEASLSLAFEMLSTLVGAMDRLAVGTYHTKVYEHCLVALDLRRQHLDSLKNIAIVEQSIIHAITTLTMKLTEATFRPLFLRTLEWAESEVDRSTSKRSMDRAIVFYKLVNSLAEKHRSLFTPYFKYLLEGSVQYLSEDDALISSKQKKKKAKLEDAPVEQKDKLSGPKLWNLRALVLKSLHKCFLYDNDQKILDSSNFQALLKPIVSQFVIEPPEHFESVPEAPSVDEVDETLVLCLGQMAVTARSDVLWKPLNHEVLMRTRSDKVRPKMLGLKVVRHMVQHLKEEYVVLLPETIPFLAELLEDVELPVKTLAQEIVKEMETLSGESLRQYL